One window of the Eucalyptus grandis isolate ANBG69807.140 chromosome 6, ASM1654582v1, whole genome shotgun sequence genome contains the following:
- the LOC120294513 gene encoding fructose-bisphosphate aldolase 6, cytosolic-like, producing MSCQKGKYHDELIAIADHLGTPGKGILVAEESTGTISKQSFDINVEDVESQKGAILKHLFAKSKDFTFLSGVILDEETLLQKPADGKPFVDILKEGGALAGIKVDKGTVELASTNGETTTQGLDGLAERCQQYYAAGARFAIWRAVFKIGPNEPSQLAVNENANGLARFAIICQENGLVPIVEPEILVDGSHGINKCAEVTERVLVACYKALHDHHVLVEGTLLQTNMVTPGSEAYKLPPDIIAEYTVLAMLRTVPAVVPAVLFLASGQSEGDAVLNLNAMNKPKSKKPRKSLHTTSKRIVKKPWSLSFSFGQAPQQSILKAWDGMEENFPKAQAALLRRCKVNSEAALGTYKGTAQLDEEAVLRTYKGKAKLVEGTSGSHDV from the exons ATGTCGTGCCAGAAGGGAAAATACCATG ATGAGCTCATCGCCATTGCTGACCATCTCGGTACCCCTGGAAAGGGTATTCTCGTTGCTGAAGAATCAACTGGCACCATCAGCAAGCAGTCGTTCGACATCAATGTTGAAGATGTCGAGTCCCAGAAGGGTGCCATCCTCAAACATCTCTTTGCCAAGTCCAAAGATTTCACGTTCCTTAGTGGAGTGATTCTCGATGAGGAAACTCTTCTTCAGAAGCCTGCTGATG GTAAGCCCTTCGTTGATATCCTGAAGGAAGGCGGGGCACTTGCTGGCATTAAGGTTGACAAGGGCACAGTTGAGCTCGCTAGCACAAACGGCGAGACCACCACTCAGGGTCTCGATGGCCTTGCTGAGCGATGCCAACAATACTATGCAGCCGGTGCTCGATTTGCCATATGGCGTGCTGTGTTCAAGATCGGCCCAAATGAGCCATCTCAGCTTGCTGTTAATGAAAATGCAAATGGACTGGCAAGGTTCGCCATTATCTGCCAGGAGAATGGTCTAGTCCCCATTGTGGAGCCCGAGATCCTGGTTGATGGTTCCCACGGCATTAACAAGTGCGCTGAGGTGACCGAGCGTGTCCTCGTTGCTTGCTACAAGGCCCTACATGATCACCATGTGCTCGTTGAGGGAACCTTGTTGCAGACCAACATGGTCACCCCTGGATCGGAAGCCTACAAGCTCCCTCCTGACATCATTGCTGAGTACACTGTCCTTGCCATGCTGCGAACCGTGCCTGCTGTTGTTCCAGCCGTCTTATTCTTGGCCAGTGGGCAGAGCGAGGGGGATGCCGTCCTCAACCTCAATGCCATGAACAAGCCCAAGAGCAAGAAGCCAAGGAAAAGTCTCCATACCACAAGCAAGCGCATTGTCAAGAAGCCATGGagcctctccttctccttcggtCAGGCTCCACAGCAAAGCATCTTGAAGGCCTGGGATGGAATGGAAGAGAACTTTCCTAAGGCACAGGCCGCATTGCTCAGGAGATGCAAGGTAAACTCAGAGGCGGCTCTTGGAACTTACAAAGGCACAGCTCAACTCGATGAGGAGGCGGTGCTCAGAACTTACAAGGGCAAAGCTAAACTTGTCGAGGGCACTTCCGGTTCTCATGATGTTTGA
- the LOC104414145 gene encoding agamous-like MADS-box protein AGL82, producing MGRGKTPHGLVPNVRARRIAYEKRKDGLMKKAREFSVLCGVDTCVVVFPEAAAAGGDRPTAPEVWPPDSGEARRIIERYRSAGPKKKEKEKKLGLCGKGELLKDLSKSQLRSLLSILGDRVDLAKRKLAAMKEEKRVAMAGAILGPCSEKGPSVDAVPQKRAHQACAASTPEWVAGPQPDARCSYSVDGRWDTLAMEEDSTFFRTFLTEKMVF from the coding sequence ATGGGTCGAGGCAAAACGCCGCACGGACTCGTGCCCAACGTGAGAGCGCGCAGAATCGCGTACGAGAAGAGAAAGGACGGCCTGATGAAGAAAGCCCGGGAGTTCTCCGTCCTCTGCGGCGTCGACACCTGCGTCGTCGTCTTTCCCGAGGCAGCGGCGGCAGGCGGCGACCGCCCGACTGCGCCGGAGGTCTGGCCGCCGGATAGCGGGGAGGCCAGGCGCATCATCGAACGCTACAGATCGGCTGGcccgaagaagaaggagaaggagaagaagctcgGCCTCTGCGGGAAGGGAGAGCTCTTGAAAGACTTGTCGAAGAGCCAACTGAGGTCGCTCCTGAGCATTCTTGGCGACAGGGTCGACCTCGCGAAGCGGAAGCTCGCCGCGATGAAAGAGGAGAAGAGGGTCGCGATGGCTGGCGCGATCTTGGGTCCGTGCAGCGAAAAAGGCCCGAGCGTCGACGCGGTGCCGCAGAAGAGGGCGCACCAAGCATGCGCGGCCAGTACGCCGGAATGGGTCGCCGGTCCTCAGCCCGACGCTCGCTGCTCGTACTCCGTCGACGGCCGCTGGGACACCCTCGCAATGGAGGAGGATTCCACTTTCTTCCGTACCTTCCTGACGGAGAAGATGGTTTTTTGA
- the LOC104417014 gene encoding MADS-box transcription factor 4, producing the protein MGRGRTPHGLVPNARARRIAYEKRKNGLMKKAREFSVLCGVDTCVVVFPEAAAGVDRPIAPEVWPPDHGEARRIIERYRSASRDALADRKKKKKKKEKLDLGGAGEGELLGELSERQLRSLLSILGDGVDLAKRKLAAVKEEKRVAMAGAILGPCNEEGPSVDAVPQKTPHQRARPVRRNGSPVLSPTTLTARTAPSTAAGKPSQWRRTILLSSVLF; encoded by the coding sequence ATGGGTCGGGGCAGAACGCCGCACGGACTCGTGCCCAACGCGAGAGCGCGCAGAATCGCGtacgagaagaggaagaacggCCTGATGAAGAAAGCCCGCGAGTTCTCCGTCCTCTGCGGCGTCGACACCTGCGTCGTCGTGTTCCCCGAGGCGGCGGCCGGCGTCGACCGCCCGATTGCGCCGGAAGTCTGGCCGCCAGATCACGGCGAGGCCAGGCGCATCATCGAGCGCTACAGATCCGCATCGCGCGACGCCTTAGCCgaccggaagaagaagaagaagaagaaggagaagctcGACCTCGGCGGGGCGGGAGAGGGAGAGCTCCTGGGGGAATTGTCGGAGAGACAACTGAGGTCGCTCCTGAGCATTCTCGGCGACGGGGTCGACCTCGCGAAGCGGAAGCTCGCCGCGGTGAAAGAGGAGAAGAGGGTCGCGATGGCGGGCGCGATCTTGGGTCCGTGCAACGAAGAAGGCCCGAGCGTCGACGCGGTGCCGCAGAAGACGCCGCACCAGCGTGCGCGGCCGGTACGCCGGAATGGGTCGCCGGTGCTCAGCCCAACAACGCTCACTGCTCGTACTGCTCCGTCGACGGCGGCTGGGAAACCCTCGCAATGGAGGAGGACGATTCTACTTTCTTCCGTTCTTTTCTGA
- the LOC104414143 gene encoding uncharacterized protein LOC104414143, giving the protein MNLHPARIAEPKKAAAAAAAAAAAAKAAGAGEEPREGRVEDALSMPILLSERVRAAAEEAESFKLECGEVGKQAERLSQMLRNLARFATSRAPQLVYERPLRRVAAEVARSLERALGLARKCKRQNLIRRLVTITSVQDFRKVLSLLEASVGDMKWLLSVFETDAPGGGGIVLSLPPIASNDPILAWVWSYIASVYMGELQDRIEAANELGSLAKDNDRNKKIIVEEGGVPPLLRLLKEAAAPEAQIAAAVVLFYLANDQERVRVIVGDLGIPVIVKVLRDAPMQVQIHVARLVARMAEFDPIAQDDFARENAISPLVSMLSFETFMEDDMKVHAGKQSIHSIIQMNKGKFTLAKSNSHLPQSSSHSHSLSDGLNRLGGHRKERESETPEIKLELKCSCSKALWMLAKGNVANSRRITETKGLLCLAKLVEKERDTLQCNCLMTLMEITAAAELNSDLRRAAFKTSSPAAKAVVDQLLRIVREIDRLSLQIPAIRSIGSLARTFPARETRVIQPLVTLLSHRDEDVANEAAISLVKFACPDNYLHTTHSKAIVEFSAVPPLIKLLRDNERAQLNALILLCYLAIHAGDNEALERARVLIALEGVDRSITAQNHELRELISKAVYQIKMYYGDIHSHRIQSYLP; this is encoded by the coding sequence ATGAATCTGCACCCGGCCAGGATCGCGGAGCCGAAGAaggcggctgcggctgcggcggcggcggcggctgcggcgaaggcggcgggggcgggggaGGAGCCGCGGGAGGGGCGCGTGGAGGACGCGCTGTCGATGCCGATACTCCTGTCGGAGCGGGTCCGCGCGGCGGCCGAGGAGGCCGAGTCGTTCAAGCTCGAGTGCGGCGAGGTCGGGAAGCAGGCGGAGCGGCTCTCGCAGATGCTCCGGAACCTGGCCCGGTTCGCGACCTCGAGGGCGCCGCAGCTGGTCTACGAGCGGCCCCTCCGGCGCGTCGCCGCCGAGGTCGCCAGGAGCCTCGAGCGGGCCCTGGGCCTCGCCCGCAAGTGTAAGCGCCAAAACCTAATTCGCCGCTTGGTCACGATCACTAGCGTCCAGGATTTTAGGAAGGTGCTGAGCCTGCTAGAGGCCTCTGTTGGGGATATGAAGTGGTTGTTGAGCGTTTTCGAGACTGAtgcgcccggcggcggcgggattGTGCTCTCTTTGCCGCCGATCGCGAGTAACGATCCGATTCTGGCTTGGGTTTGGTCCTATATTGCTTCTGTTTACATGGGGGAATTGCAGGACCGAATCGAGGCTGCCAATGAATTGGGTTCGCTTGCGAAGGATAATGATCGAAACAAGAAGATTATTGTGGAGGAAGGAGGGGTTCCTCCTCTGTTGAGGCTCTTGAAGGAGGCTGCGGCCCCGGAAGCACAGATTGCCGCGGCGGTCGTGCTTTTCTACCTGGCCAATGATCAAGAGAGAGTCAGGGTCATTGTGGGCGATCTCGGCATTCCTGTCATCGTGAAGGTCCTCAGGGATGCGCCTATGCAGGTGCAGATACATGTGGCGCGGCTGGTTGCGAGGATGGCAGAGTTTGACCCCATCGCTCAGGATGATTTCGCAAGGGAGAATGCCATTAGCCCTCTGGTGTCAATGCTGTCATTCGAGACATTTATGGAGGATGATATGAAAGTTCATGCGGGTAAGCAAAGTATACATTCGATCATTCAAATGAACAAGGGTAAATTTACTTTGGCGAAATCCAACAGCCATCTCCCTCAGTCGAGCTCTCATTCACACTCGTTATCTGATGGGCTTAATAGATTGGGGGGTCacaggaaggaaagagagagcgaGACGCCGGAGATTAAGCTTGAACTGAAGTGTAGTTGCTCAAAGGCTTTGTGGATGCTTGCAAAGGGGAATGTTGCCAATAGTAGGAGGATAACTGAGACAAAAGGATTGCTTTGTTTGGCAAAGTTGGTCGAGAAAGAGCGTGACACATTGCAGTGCAATTGTCTGATGACATTGATGGAGATAACTGCAGCTGCTGAACTGAACAGTGATCTTAGGCGTGCTGCTTTTAAGACGAGTTCGCCAGCTGCTAAGGCTGTTGTGGATCAGCTTTTGAGGATTGTCAGGGAAATAGACCGCCTATCATTGCAAATTCCTGCCATAAGGTCCATTGGTTCATTGGCCAGGACATTTCCAGCAAGAGAAACCAGAGTAATACAGCCGCTAGTAACCCTACTGAGCCACAGAGACGAAGATGTGGCTAACGAAGCTGCCATTTCCCTGGTGAAGTTTGCTTGTCCTGATAATTATCTCCACACAACACATTCAAAGGCAATAGTTGAGTTCAGTGCAGTCCCTCCTCTCATAAAACTTTTGAGGGACAATGAACGAGCTCAGTTGAATGCACTGATCCTCCTCTGCTACCTCGCGATACATGCTGGAGATAATGAGGCTCTAGAAAGAGCTAGGGTCTTGATTGCACTTGAGGGAGTAGATCGTTCCATAACTGCACAGAATCATGAACTGAGGGAGTTAATTTCCAAGGCCGTGTACCAAATCAAGATGTATTATGGTGATATCCATTCTCATCGCATACAATCATACTTGCCCTGA